A single genomic interval of uncultured Sunxiuqinia sp. harbors:
- a CDS encoding BatD family protein, translating into MTKKLIVTLLLLIPAFFADADSVRFTMSGPNVVSVGEQFRLSFTLNERGTDLQLPDISNFDVLMGPSTSQSSSVQIINGKTTQSVSFSYIFILRAKEEGKFTIRPASIKVDGKVYESNELSIQVVKGQKPQSSTNNQRQQSSTAASGSIDKDDLFVKVDLDKRNVYKGEQIIATVKIYVAPDVPITNFDDVKLPSYAGFWTQEIDIPNQISFTREVYNNKIYQVGVLKKTILFPQQTGKITIDPFEITCLVRQRIRQQRSFFDDFFDNYRNIQAKVVSPPVSINVKNLPSEPASFTGGVGNLKFSASLDKAQLKSNEAATLKITISGSGNLRLIDAPNVEFPADFEVYDPKTSENLNTSNGGLTGSKTFEYLFIPRFAGEYSIPPVKFASFNPASRNFEYAHSKEFTLQVEKGNDDQNTTVTSAYSKEDVRFIGKDIRFIKQGKYKLKPKESSFFGSLAFYLLYLGAALLFTVIALVYRKKLKENSNMQLVRNKKANKVARKHLKVAAGHLKNDNDEAFYESVLKAFWGYLSDKLSIPLADMNRQNASESLEKRQVSPEVITDFIHIVDTCEYARYAPSAVDSTKAELYDKAAGLMGKLEKQIR; encoded by the coding sequence ATGACTAAAAAACTTATTGTAACACTATTACTCCTCATTCCGGCATTTTTTGCAGATGCCGACAGCGTAAGATTTACCATGTCGGGACCAAATGTGGTCTCTGTAGGTGAACAGTTTCGTTTATCATTTACATTAAACGAACGTGGCACCGATTTGCAATTACCCGACATATCTAATTTTGATGTTTTAATGGGGCCATCAACCTCGCAAAGTTCGAGTGTGCAAATTATTAACGGAAAGACGACTCAATCGGTCAGTTTTTCTTATATTTTTATTTTACGTGCTAAAGAAGAAGGCAAGTTTACTATTCGCCCTGCATCCATAAAAGTTGATGGAAAAGTATATGAATCCAATGAGTTGAGTATTCAGGTAGTCAAGGGACAAAAGCCACAAAGTTCTACCAACAATCAACGGCAGCAATCATCAACTGCTGCCAGTGGTTCTATCGATAAAGATGACCTTTTTGTGAAAGTGGATCTGGATAAACGCAACGTTTATAAGGGTGAACAAATTATAGCGACTGTTAAAATTTACGTTGCTCCCGATGTTCCAATCACTAATTTTGATGATGTAAAACTCCCCTCCTACGCCGGATTTTGGACACAGGAGATTGACATTCCAAATCAGATTAGCTTTACACGAGAAGTATACAACAACAAGATATACCAGGTTGGCGTATTGAAGAAAACCATACTTTTTCCACAGCAAACAGGAAAAATAACCATCGATCCTTTTGAAATCACCTGTTTGGTTAGACAACGCATTCGCCAGCAGCGAAGCTTCTTCGACGATTTCTTCGATAATTATCGAAACATTCAGGCTAAAGTGGTTAGTCCTCCGGTTTCAATCAATGTTAAAAATTTACCTTCAGAACCAGCAAGCTTTACCGGCGGTGTTGGTAATTTAAAGTTTTCGGCTTCGTTGGACAAAGCTCAGCTTAAATCGAACGAAGCAGCGACGTTGAAGATTACCATTTCGGGAAGCGGAAATTTGCGACTGATTGATGCTCCTAATGTTGAATTCCCAGCTGATTTTGAAGTTTACGATCCGAAGACCAGCGAGAATTTAAATACATCGAACGGCGGATTAACCGGAAGCAAAACATTTGAATATTTGTTTATTCCGCGTTTTGCAGGTGAATATTCTATTCCGCCTGTTAAATTTGCCAGCTTTAACCCGGCTAGTAGAAATTTCGAATACGCTCATTCCAAAGAGTTTACGCTTCAGGTAGAAAAAGGAAATGATGACCAAAATACAACGGTTACCAGTGCCTATTCGAAAGAAGATGTGCGCTTTATTGGAAAAGACATCCGCTTCATTAAACAAGGTAAGTATAAACTGAAGCCCAAGGAATCTTCGTTCTTCGGAAGTTTAGCTTTTTACCTGCTTTATTTGGGTGCTGCATTATTATTTACTGTGATAGCCTTGGTATATCGTAAAAAACTGAAAGAGAATTCCAATATGCAACTTGTTCGAAACAAGAAAGCCAATAAAGTAGCTCGTAAACACTTGAAGGTTGCTGCTGGTCATTTAAAAAATGATAACGATGAGGCTTTCTACGAGTCTGTTTTAAAAGCTTTTTGGGGATATTTGAGTGATAAATTGAGTATTCCGCTTGCTGATATGAACAGGCAAAATGCTTCGGAATCTCTAGAAAAACGTCAGGTTTCACCAGAGGTAATTACCGACTTCATTCATATTGTCGACACGTGCGAATACGCCCGATATGCACCAAGTGCAGTTGACTCGACTAAAGCAGAACTATACGATAAAGCCGCCGGCTTAATGGGGAAATTGGAAAAACAAATTCGTTAA
- a CDS encoding MraY family glycosyltransferase produces the protein MEQYLFYIFCTIIISFLITYVCIPPIVRISQEKKLFDVPNSRKLNKTVIPTLGGVSIFIGITLSSILFIGQIEFPEFRYILAALILLFFIGLKDDILIIAPMKKLLIQVLAAGILVFMGNVQISSLSNLFYLNQISIWMSAPISFMLLLFLINAINLIDGIDGLAASITMLVSSILGVCFLITGHFAYTILSFAVAGSLLAFLRFNLWGKENKIFMGDTGSLILGCLLGILAIKFLSFNVTAPEMVKIHNAPNFILSLLIVPVTDTLRVFAIRLYQKRSPFSADMNHIHHILIRSGMQHIQASVFLILYTLFFVSLSISSQAYLSTTFSFLLTLAISFAVIGYLHRRSEKIMKKRSKQIQLTRRVLSTGIPVHQDPFKFIRSKKRLA, from the coding sequence ATGGAACAATACTTATTCTACATATTCTGCACAATCATTATAAGTTTTCTCATCACTTATGTATGCATTCCCCCAATCGTGCGTATTTCACAAGAAAAAAAATTATTTGACGTACCAAATTCACGAAAATTAAACAAAACTGTTATCCCTACATTAGGCGGTGTCAGTATTTTCATTGGAATAACCTTAAGTTCAATCTTGTTCATTGGACAGATTGAGTTTCCCGAATTCAGATACATACTTGCTGCGCTTATCTTATTATTTTTCATCGGACTGAAAGATGATATCCTGATCATTGCTCCAATGAAAAAATTGTTGATTCAGGTATTAGCTGCCGGCATTTTGGTTTTTATGGGCAATGTGCAAATCAGCAGCTTATCAAACTTATTTTACCTCAACCAAATTAGTATTTGGATGAGTGCCCCAATTTCATTTATGCTTCTACTTTTTCTTATCAATGCGATAAACTTAATTGATGGGATTGATGGGCTTGCAGCTTCAATCACAATGTTGGTTTCATCAATACTGGGTGTATGCTTTCTGATAACCGGACACTTTGCATACACCATTTTGAGTTTTGCGGTAGCCGGAAGTTTATTAGCCTTTTTACGCTTTAACCTTTGGGGAAAAGAAAATAAAATATTTATGGGCGATACAGGCTCTTTAATATTAGGATGCTTATTAGGTATTCTGGCGATTAAATTTTTAAGCTTTAACGTGACGGCACCTGAGATGGTCAAAATTCACAATGCGCCTAACTTTATTCTTTCGTTACTCATTGTACCGGTTACCGATACTTTACGGGTGTTTGCTATACGTCTTTATCAGAAGCGTTCTCCTTTTTCGGCAGATATGAATCATATTCATCATATTCTAATTCGCTCCGGGATGCAACATATTCAAGCGAGTGTTTTTTTGATATTATACACGTTATTCTTTGTTTCATTGAGCATATCATCACAAGCTTACTTATCGACAACTTTCAGTTTTCTTTTAACGCTGGCAATCAGTTTTGCGGTAATAGGATATTTGCACAGACGCTCCGAAAAAATTATGAAGAAAAGATCAAAACAAATACAACTTACACGTCGTGTTCTATCAACTGGAATTCCGGTTCACCAAGATCCATTCAAATTTATCAGGTCAAAAAAGAGGCTTGCTTAA
- a CDS encoding tetratricopeptide repeat protein → MKTFFQIIFILFFSLNALAQQNLLEKANEHYTNQEYDQAIEAYNEILNGNLESAEVYFNLGNAYFKSGQVTQAIINYERAKLLAPKDEDIQFNLELANQHVVDAIDPLPKVFFIRWWNNIANQFSTDGWAKISISSFILVLILSGLFLFTRTIAIKRLSFWLGIFIIGISIFSYNFAARQKNRMKNHNFAIITQPSVTVKSSPSESGTDLFLIHEGLKVEIKDSLGNWIEVRIADGNQGWLPVSYIEKI, encoded by the coding sequence ATGAAAACATTTTTTCAAATCATATTCATTCTATTCTTTTCGCTGAACGCCCTCGCTCAACAAAATTTACTCGAAAAAGCAAATGAGCATTATACGAATCAGGAATACGATCAGGCTATTGAAGCATATAACGAGATTCTCAATGGTAATTTAGAGTCAGCCGAAGTTTATTTCAATCTGGGCAATGCTTACTTTAAATCCGGTCAGGTTACTCAGGCAATCATCAATTACGAACGTGCCAAATTATTGGCACCAAAAGATGAAGATATCCAATTCAACCTCGAACTGGCCAACCAGCATGTCGTTGATGCCATTGATCCACTTCCTAAAGTATTTTTTATTCGATGGTGGAACAATATTGCCAATCAGTTTTCGACTGATGGATGGGCTAAAATCAGCATTAGTTCATTTATCTTAGTTCTAATTCTATCCGGACTATTTCTTTTTACCCGGACAATAGCAATAAAACGGCTCTCTTTTTGGCTGGGCATTTTTATTATAGGCATTTCAATTTTTAGTTATAACTTTGCCGCACGGCAGAAAAATCGAATGAAGAACCACAATTTTGCCATAATTACTCAACCTAGTGTTACTGTTAAAAGTTCGCCATCGGAAAGTGGTACAGATTTATTCTTGATTCACGAAGGGCTAAAAGTGGAAATAAAAGACAGTTTGGGAAACTGGATAGAGGTTCGAATAGCTGATGGCAATCAGGGATGGCTCCCTGTCAGCTACATAGAAAAGATTTAA
- the glyA gene encoding serine hydroxymethyltransferase — translation MKRDQIVFDIIEKERQRQLSGIELIASENFVSEQVMEAMGSVMTNKYAEGYPGKRYYGGCQCVDMTEQLAIDRLKEVFGAAYANVQPHSGAQANAAVLSVILKPGDKFLGLDLSHGGHLSHGSPVNSSGILYEPIAYHVKEETGLVDYDEMEALAREHKPKLIIGGASAYSREWDYARMRKIADEVGAMFMVDMAHPAGLIAAGLLENPVKYAHIVTSTTHKTLRGPRGGIILMGEDFENPFGFKTPKGVTKMMSAVIDFAVFPGQQGGPLEHVIASKAISFGEALDPSYKEYQSQVKKNAAVMAQAFVNKGYKVISGGTDNHSMLIDLRTKFPELTGKVAENTLVKADITINKNMVPFDSRSPFTTSGLRVGTPAITTRGLKEEQMPMIVDLIDEVLSDVENEAVITSVREKVNKMMKDLPLFAW, via the coding sequence ATGAAAAGAGATCAAATTGTATTTGACATTATTGAAAAAGAACGCCAGCGTCAGTTGAGCGGAATTGAATTGATTGCGTCTGAAAACTTTGTTAGCGAGCAAGTCATGGAAGCGATGGGTTCGGTGATGACCAATAAATATGCTGAAGGATATCCGGGCAAACGTTATTATGGTGGCTGTCAGTGTGTTGATATGACTGAGCAATTGGCTATCGACCGTTTGAAAGAAGTATTTGGAGCAGCATATGCCAACGTGCAGCCACACTCCGGAGCGCAGGCCAATGCGGCTGTGTTAAGCGTTATTCTTAAGCCGGGCGATAAATTTTTAGGTCTTGATCTCTCTCATGGAGGCCATCTCTCTCACGGTTCTCCGGTTAATTCATCGGGTATTTTATACGAGCCAATTGCATACCATGTAAAAGAAGAAACCGGTTTGGTTGATTATGATGAAATGGAAGCTTTGGCTCGCGAACACAAACCAAAACTAATTATTGGTGGAGCATCGGCCTATTCGCGCGAATGGGACTATGCCCGCATGCGTAAAATTGCTGATGAAGTTGGCGCGATGTTTATGGTTGATATGGCTCACCCGGCTGGTTTAATCGCTGCCGGTTTGCTGGAAAACCCTGTCAAATACGCCCACATTGTAACATCAACAACTCATAAAACATTACGTGGTCCCCGAGGTGGTATCATTTTGATGGGTGAAGATTTTGAGAATCCATTTGGCTTTAAAACTCCGAAAGGGGTAACAAAAATGATGTCGGCAGTTATCGATTTTGCTGTTTTCCCCGGACAACAAGGTGGACCACTTGAGCACGTTATTGCATCAAAGGCTATTTCTTTTGGCGAAGCGTTAGATCCTTCCTATAAAGAATACCAGAGCCAGGTGAAAAAGAATGCGGCTGTTATGGCTCAGGCTTTTGTTAATAAAGGCTACAAAGTAATTTCAGGAGGTACCGATAATCACAGTATGTTAATTGATTTACGTACCAAATTTCCTGAATTGACCGGGAAAGTTGCTGAAAACACCTTGGTGAAAGCTGATATCACCATCAATAAAAACATGGTTCCTTTCGACAGTCGTTCGCCATTTACAACTTCTGGATTGCGTGTGGGAACTCCTGCAATTACAACTCGTGGGTTGAAAGAAGAGCAAATGCCTATGATTGTTGATTTGATTGATGAAGTGTTGAGTGACGTTGAAAATGAAGCTGTAATCACATCAGTTCGCGAAAAAGTAAATAAAATGATGAAAGACCTGCCTTTGTTTGCTTGGTAG
- a CDS encoding DUF2027 domain-containing protein produces the protein MIKVGDRVKFMNDVGGGVVTKVVSKSLVHVENEDGFEIPTLVSDLVVIADEQYAEKPSVEQFAAQANPKKPEPVSEPVKEEVVLIKGNDKPNFQLAFVPENSQNPLEGTIKLYLINDSNFSVLYHFSELKGSEYTSKEAGELEPNTKLWLDSIAQVDIAELPEYFFQLICYREKASQLERPVEASVKINPVKFYKSGSFVSNEFFNEKAMVMRLNPNPMEKVVEALTEKEVKKAVSAKEPARKRRRVVENTDMLEVDLHIHELIDDTAGLSNKEMLDLQMKHFHEKMDEAIKKRIKKAVFIHGLGNGTLKQEIRRELTHKYRKYNFQDASFQEYGYGATMVILHK, from the coding sequence ATGATAAAAGTAGGAGATCGGGTAAAGTTTATGAATGATGTCGGTGGCGGCGTTGTTACCAAAGTAGTTAGTAAGTCTTTGGTTCATGTTGAAAATGAAGACGGTTTCGAGATTCCGACTTTAGTGTCTGACTTAGTAGTTATTGCCGACGAACAGTATGCTGAAAAACCAAGTGTAGAACAATTTGCAGCACAAGCTAATCCGAAAAAGCCGGAACCGGTTAGTGAACCGGTAAAGGAGGAAGTGGTGCTGATTAAAGGAAATGACAAACCCAATTTTCAGTTGGCCTTTGTGCCTGAGAATAGTCAAAATCCGCTGGAAGGAACTATCAAACTGTATTTAATCAACGACAGTAACTTTTCCGTTTTATATCATTTTTCTGAGTTGAAAGGAAGCGAATACACCAGTAAGGAAGCGGGGGAGTTGGAGCCGAATACGAAATTGTGGTTGGATTCAATTGCCCAGGTTGACATTGCTGAGCTGCCGGAGTATTTCTTTCAGTTAATCTGCTATCGCGAAAAAGCAAGTCAGTTGGAACGTCCTGTAGAAGCTTCAGTGAAAATTAACCCGGTGAAGTTTTATAAGTCGGGTAGTTTTGTGTCCAACGAGTTTTTCAATGAAAAAGCGATGGTCATGAGACTAAACCCAAACCCGATGGAAAAGGTGGTTGAAGCCTTGACCGAAAAGGAGGTAAAGAAAGCGGTAAGTGCAAAAGAGCCTGCCCGTAAACGAAGGCGAGTTGTCGAAAATACGGATATGCTGGAGGTGGATTTACATATTCACGAGTTGATTGATGATACCGCCGGACTCTCGAACAAGGAAATGTTGGATTTACAAATGAAACATTTTCATGAGAAAATGGATGAGGCGATTAAAAAGCGGATAAAGAAAGCCGTTTTTATTCATGGCCTTGGAAACGGAACACTGAAACAGGAAATTCGTCGGGAGCTAACGCATAAGTATAGAAAATACAACTTTCAGGATGCCAGCTTTCAGGAATATGGCTATGGGGCAACCATGGTTATTCTGCATAAATAA
- a CDS encoding SDR family oxidoreductase, with product MAYNLLKGKKGIIFGALNADSIAWKVAERAHEEGATFTLTNTSIALRMGDTAKLAEKCGAELIPADATNVEELENLVKKSMEVLGGKIDFVLHSIGMSPNVRKGRHYSDLDYSYLEKTLDISAISFHKVLQVSRKLDAINEWGSVVALSYVAAQRTFYGYNDMADAKSLLESIGRSFGYIYGRERNVRINTVSQSPTVTTAGSGVKGMDKLLDFGERMSPLGNATGDECANYCITLFSDLTKKVTMQNLFHDGGFSSMGMSLRALEQYEKGLDCDCDCGPAEGEHQYD from the coding sequence ATGGCTTATAATTTACTTAAAGGTAAAAAGGGAATTATTTTTGGTGCTTTAAATGCTGACTCCATTGCATGGAAAGTAGCTGAAAGAGCCCACGAAGAAGGAGCAACCTTCACACTTACCAATACTTCCATTGCCTTACGAATGGGAGACACAGCTAAACTAGCTGAAAAATGTGGTGCAGAGTTAATTCCTGCAGATGCCACTAATGTTGAAGAACTTGAAAACCTCGTAAAAAAATCAATGGAAGTCCTTGGAGGTAAAATTGATTTTGTTTTACACTCAATAGGAATGTCGCCCAATGTTAGAAAAGGTCGCCACTATAGCGACCTTGATTACAGCTATCTCGAAAAGACGCTTGATATCTCAGCGATTTCATTCCACAAAGTACTTCAGGTTTCACGAAAGTTAGACGCCATAAATGAATGGGGATCTGTGGTTGCCCTTTCTTATGTTGCCGCTCAGCGTACTTTTTATGGGTATAATGATATGGCCGATGCTAAATCATTGCTGGAGTCAATCGGACGTAGTTTTGGGTACATTTATGGGCGTGAACGTAACGTACGGATCAATACCGTTTCGCAATCGCCAACAGTGACCACTGCCGGTAGTGGTGTAAAGGGAATGGACAAACTGCTTGACTTTGGCGAGCGTATGTCTCCGCTTGGTAATGCAACAGGTGATGAGTGTGCAAATTACTGCATCACGCTTTTCTCCGATTTAACGAAGAAAGTAACCATGCAAAACCTTTTCCACGACGGAGGATTTTCATCGATGGGAATGAGTTTAAGAGCCCTTGAACAATATGAAAAAGGGCTTGATTGTGATTGCGATTGTGGTCCAGCAGAAGGAGAACATCAATACGATTAA
- a CDS encoding VanZ family protein, with the protein MKEVEIDNKIIKKIFSLFSFEIRLLISVLYLGIIVLLSLLPLDDFPKVPLFPGADKLIHMMMYFLFSLLILWTFHVKTNIERWKLYSFIVGWGVFMEFLQITMRLGRHFSLLDICANISGVIIGIAIYKLIINKLKI; encoded by the coding sequence ATGAAAGAAGTAGAGATCGACAACAAAATAATAAAAAAAATCTTCAGCTTATTTTCATTTGAGATAAGACTACTAATATCAGTCCTCTATCTTGGCATCATTGTCTTGCTGTCTTTGCTACCTTTGGACGATTTTCCAAAGGTGCCTTTATTCCCGGGAGCTGACAAATTAATTCACATGATGATGTACTTTCTATTCTCGCTCCTAATTTTGTGGACCTTTCATGTGAAAACTAATATCGAACGTTGGAAGCTATACTCGTTTATTGTTGGCTGGGGCGTTTTTATGGAATTCCTTCAAATTACCATGCGTTTAGGCAGACATTTTTCTTTGCTTGATATCTGTGCCAATATCTCGGGTGTAATAATAGGAATTGCTATATACAAACTCATTATCAATAAATTAAAGATATAA
- a CDS encoding capsule assembly Wzi family protein, whose amino-acid sequence MKKSLLVLSTLFFAVTVVVAQIADTNSTLTIHSNTIISSGDGVPFWLQMNQQGMIDDSDPIQELFILDYDKQADRNLQDKFQLAYGVNLVGRLSENSTFNPNEYWAQLHFKRWFLHVGAKAEPIFANGLSLTNGNFYLSNNARPLPRVGFGTADFKLFQNGWLSKFAFDFEYNEYLLVDNRIVDDGNLHHKRLDVNYSITDKWTFSAGVDHWVFWGGTYTSSSGDFIMPGFEDYFRYITGRVGSNDAPAIDRANVAGNQLGQYLASLEYDGESDYLKLYWQHPWEDRSGIQLENAPDGLWGIYWKHVADKPFIESAVLEYANTRDQSGQHHKYHPDPSRPDYEVGEGEDNYFTHGVYKSGFVSYDRMIGIPLFIPIFNEDGVSKGFDNTRFLAIHNGLSGWINNSIEWKTKLSYSKHYGRHNAEYASPKEFLSASVQATYILPNIPLRCGIQLAYDHGSILPSDFGAAVKLSYSLK is encoded by the coding sequence ATGAAAAAGAGTTTACTAGTGCTTAGCACATTATTTTTTGCTGTTACTGTAGTTGTTGCACAGATAGCTGATACCAATTCAACGCTGACAATTCATTCAAACACGATCATTTCAAGTGGCGACGGTGTTCCCTTTTGGTTGCAAATGAATCAGCAGGGAATGATTGATGATTCCGATCCGATTCAGGAGCTATTTATTTTAGACTATGACAAGCAAGCTGATCGTAATCTACAAGATAAATTTCAACTGGCCTATGGAGTGAACTTAGTTGGCCGATTATCGGAGAACTCGACTTTTAATCCGAATGAATACTGGGCACAGCTGCACTTTAAAAGATGGTTTTTGCATGTTGGAGCAAAGGCTGAACCGATTTTTGCCAATGGCTTATCGTTAACCAACGGAAACTTTTACCTGTCGAATAACGCACGTCCATTACCACGCGTTGGTTTTGGAACAGCCGACTTCAAGCTATTTCAAAATGGATGGTTGAGTAAGTTCGCTTTTGATTTTGAGTACAATGAGTATTTATTAGTTGATAACCGAATTGTTGATGATGGGAACTTACACCATAAACGATTGGATGTAAATTATTCAATAACCGACAAGTGGACTTTCTCAGCCGGTGTGGATCATTGGGTATTTTGGGGTGGGACATATACATCAAGCAGTGGTGATTTTATAATGCCTGGGTTTGAAGATTATTTCAGATATATAACTGGTAGGGTAGGAAGTAACGATGCCCCGGCAATTGATCGGGCTAACGTGGCGGGAAACCAGCTCGGTCAGTATTTAGCCTCTTTGGAGTACGATGGCGAAAGCGATTATCTGAAATTGTATTGGCAACACCCTTGGGAAGATCGCTCAGGCATTCAGCTGGAAAATGCTCCTGACGGTTTGTGGGGAATTTATTGGAAGCATGTTGCTGATAAACCCTTTATAGAGTCGGCTGTGCTGGAATATGCCAACACCAGAGATCAAAGTGGGCAACATCACAAATACCATCCAGATCCAAGCCGACCTGATTATGAGGTTGGCGAAGGAGAAGACAATTATTTTACGCATGGCGTTTATAAATCGGGTTTTGTGAGTTATGATCGAATGATTGGAATTCCATTATTCATTCCGATTTTTAATGAGGACGGAGTTTCGAAAGGGTTTGATAATACCCGGTTTTTGGCAATTCACAATGGCTTAAGTGGATGGATCAATAACTCAATCGAATGGAAAACGAAGCTTAGCTATTCGAAGCACTATGGGAGGCACAATGCCGAGTATGCTTCACCTAAAGAGTTTCTTTCGGCATCAGTTCAAGCAACGTACATATTGCCAAATATTCCTCTACGGTGTGGTATTCAGCTAGCTTATGATCACGGTTCAATATTGCCGTCCGATTTTGGAGCGGCTGTTAAACTGAGCTATTCATTGAAATAA
- a CDS encoding UpxY family transcription antiterminator, with translation MLKKGDYKWHAVYVKSRAEKRSFEDIVSKGIDAYLPLKISKKKWSDRIKVVEEPLIRGYLFVKVSNREYVKVLQASGVVAYVSFGGKRAEIPEKQIQDLRVFLEELNDAVQVTNENLTKGEKVKVLSGPLEGMEGEISEIKGRKRIGMRFESLGCSVFADVSIELVEKVESIK, from the coding sequence ATGCTGAAAAAAGGGGATTACAAATGGCATGCCGTTTATGTCAAATCGCGTGCAGAGAAAAGATCATTCGAAGACATTGTATCTAAAGGTATAGATGCCTATTTGCCGCTTAAAATATCGAAGAAAAAATGGAGCGATCGGATTAAGGTTGTAGAAGAACCTCTTATTCGGGGCTATCTGTTTGTAAAGGTCAGTAATCGGGAGTATGTTAAGGTTTTACAAGCTTCCGGAGTTGTCGCTTATGTTAGTTTTGGAGGAAAGCGAGCCGAGATTCCGGAAAAGCAAATTCAGGATTTAAGAGTATTTCTGGAAGAACTTAATGACGCCGTACAAGTTACCAATGAAAACCTGACTAAGGGCGAGAAAGTGAAGGTTTTGAGTGGCCCATTGGAAGGAATGGAAGGAGAGATCTCAGAGATCAAAGGTCGAAAAAGAATCGGGATGCGTTTTGAATCGCTAGGATGCTCTGTTTTTGCTGATGTTTCAATAGAACTAGTAGAAAAAGTTGAATCAATAAAATAG
- a CDS encoding S-adenosylmethionine:tRNA ribosyltransferase-isomerase → MSEKTSIKPVFNQSAQALNYNLPDERIAKYPLTERDASKLLVWENGQISDAIFRSITDYLPEKSLLVSNNTKVIRARLPFQKKTGAQIEIFCLDPDSPADYQLAFQQTQQCSWNCMVGNLKKWKKEPLERQVDVNGKAITLVAKKLNQENGNVVVQFSWNNPAVDFASLIEACGILPIPPYLHRETEASDHERYQTIYSKIEGSVAAPTAGLHFTDAVFQSLKEKSISLAEVTLHVGAGTFKPVKSATIAEHEMHSETIVVSRQLIEKLIPHKAKLIAVGTTSIRTLESLYWLGKSILNNPHQAPNKLHVKQWSPYEATNHESTADVLQALLDYMDKNELPVVIASTQIIILPGYQFRLVDGMITNFHQPQSTLLLLISAYLGDDWKRVYQHALDNNYRFLSYGDSNLYLK, encoded by the coding sequence ATGAGCGAAAAAACTTCTATAAAACCGGTTTTTAATCAAAGTGCACAGGCATTGAACTACAATTTGCCGGACGAACGTATTGCGAAATATCCACTCACCGAACGCGATGCGTCGAAATTACTCGTTTGGGAAAATGGTCAGATATCAGATGCCATCTTTCGCTCAATTACTGATTATTTGCCCGAAAAGAGTTTACTGGTCTCGAATAATACCAAAGTTATTCGTGCGCGACTTCCATTTCAGAAAAAAACGGGGGCACAAATAGAGATTTTCTGTCTTGATCCGGATTCGCCTGCCGACTATCAACTTGCGTTTCAGCAAACCCAACAATGTAGTTGGAATTGCATGGTCGGCAATTTAAAAAAATGGAAAAAGGAACCTCTGGAGCGGCAAGTGGACGTAAATGGAAAAGCGATTACCCTGGTGGCAAAAAAATTGAATCAGGAAAATGGCAACGTGGTTGTTCAATTTAGCTGGAACAATCCGGCGGTTGACTTTGCCTCGCTGATTGAAGCCTGCGGAATATTACCGATACCACCCTACCTACATCGCGAGACAGAAGCCAGCGACCACGAACGGTATCAAACGATTTATTCGAAAATAGAAGGTTCGGTGGCCGCTCCAACAGCCGGCTTGCATTTTACCGATGCAGTGTTTCAATCGTTGAAGGAAAAATCAATATCGCTGGCAGAAGTGACGCTGCACGTTGGTGCCGGAACTTTTAAACCGGTTAAGTCTGCCACCATTGCCGAGCACGAGATGCACTCGGAAACAATTGTTGTTTCGCGCCAGCTCATTGAAAAACTCATCCCACATAAAGCTAAGCTCATCGCTGTGGGGACAACGTCAATTCGCACGCTGGAAAGCCTTTATTGGTTGGGCAAATCAATCCTGAACAATCCGCATCAGGCACCCAATAAATTACATGTAAAGCAGTGGTCGCCCTACGAAGCTACCAACCATGAATCTACCGCCGATGTTCTACAGGCCTTGCTCGATTATATGGACAAAAACGAACTGCCGGTGGTGATCGCTTCTACCCAAATCATTATTTTGCCGGGCTATCAGTTTCGTTTGGTTGACGGTATGATTACAAACTTTCATCAACCACAAAGCACCTTGCTTTTGCTTATTTCAGCCTATCTGGGTGACGACTGGAAACGGGTGTATCAGCACGCACTCGACAACAACTACCGTTTCCTCAGCTACGGCGATAGCAATTTGTATTTAAAGTAA